A single region of the Plutella xylostella chromosome 7, ilPluXylo3.1, whole genome shotgun sequence genome encodes:
- the LOC105383952 gene encoding guanine deaminase, whose translation MASETIYSGLIATSTSLTQINIFNGFITVEDGKIKQIGTTSELNQLRHSNRLNGYNIVQLRPGQFLMPGLVDCHTHAPQFPNIGLGLDRPLLEWLDKYTFPLEKKYSDTQFAAAVYGKVVRRLLNNGTTTACYFGSLSLQGTLELVQSVIAHRQRALVGKVSMNLHNDAGYYNTTETEIKEVEIFVRKVLEAKNDLVQPAITPRFAVSCDEELMTNLSKIAQKYDCLIQSHISENKGEIQYVLETNPDSQSYSEVYDKSNILNNKCIMAHAVHLSSQEMALLSRRGVSVAHCAASNTRLMSGLCPLRRILASGINVGLGTDVSGGDSASILDAMRRAMDVSQHLQLQGEADAAISWREAFYLATLGGAKALSLADKIGSFEVGKEFDALLINVYKDGGPIDCHDYSVDTTETEVGESMLQKFIYLGDDRNIEKVYIKGVEVKHSL comes from the exons ATGGCTTCTGAAACTATTTACTCCGGATTAATAGCAACATCCACTTCATTGACACAAATTAATATCTTCAATGGGTTCATTACTGTTGAAGATGGAAAA ATTAAACAAATAGGAACCACATCGGAACTAAACCAATTACGTCACTCGAACAGATTAAATGGATACAATATAGTGCAGCTGCGTCCAGGTCAGTTTCTGATGCCGGGGCTGGTGGACTGCCACACCCACGCCCCACAGTTCCCCAACATAGGGCTCGGTCTGGACCGACCACTGCTCGAGTGGCTTGACAAGTACACGTTCCCATTGGAAAAGAAGTACAGTGACACACAGTTTGCTGCTGCTGTTTATGGCAAAGTTGTG AGAAGACTGCTCAACAATGGTACAACCACAGCTTGTTACTTTGGCTCGCTAAGCCTGCAAGGCACCCTAGAGTTAGTGCAGAGTGTCATAGCTCACCGACAGAGGGCGCTAGTAGGCAAAGTCAGCATGAACCTACACAATGATGCAGGATACTACAACActactgaaactgaaatcaaggAGGTGGAAATATTTGTCAGAAAAGTTTTGGAAGCTAAG AATGACCTAGTGCAGCCAGCTATAACTCCAAGGTTTGCTGTAAGCTGTGATGAAGAACTCATGACTAATCTATCAAAAATCGCACAGAAATATGACTGCTTGATCCAG AGCCACATATCAGAGAATAAAGGCGAGATACAATATGTATTGGAGACTAATCCAGACTCACAAAGCTACTCTGAAGTGTACGACAAAAgcaacattttaaataacaag TGTATAATGGCGCACGCAGTTCACCTGAGCAGCCAAGAGATGGCGTTGCTATCACGTCGCGGGGTCTCCGTGGCGCACTGCGCCGCCTCTAACACGCGGCTCATGTCGGGCCTGTGTCCACTGCGGAGGATCCTGGCCAGTGGCATCAACGTGGGCTTGGGGACAG ATGTGTCCGGTGGCGACAGTGCGTCCATTTTAGACGCCATGCGACGAGCCATGGACGTTTCTCAACATCTGCAGTTGCAGGGAGAAGCAGACGCGGCAATTTCTTGGAGGGAAGCTTTCTATCTTGCGACACTAGGTGGCGCTAAAG CTCTATCTCTTGCGGATAAAATAGGCAGTTTCGAAGTGGGCAAAGAATTTGATGCATTGCTGATAAACGTATATAAAGATGGCGGGCCAATAGACTGTCACGACTACTCTGTGGACACAACGGAAACGGAAGTGGGCGAAAGCATGTTGCAGAAATTTATCTATCTGGGAGACGATCGAAACATTGAAAAAGTGTACATAAAAGGTGTTGAAGTAAAACATAGCCTGTAA